GATACGCTGCCGCCGCTATCGCTTTATATCCATACGCCTTGGTGCGTACGTAAATGCCCCTATTGTGATTTCAATTCTCATGAGCCGGGTTCGCACGGCTTCACGCCGAAGGCGTTGCCTGAAGATGCGTATCTTAAGGCGCTGTTACAAGATCTGGATGGCGATCTTGCATTAGCCGCTGAGCGGGAAATACAGACGATTTTTATCGGCGGTGGAACGCCGAGTCTGCTTTCGCCACTGTTTTATGATCGCTTACTGCAAGAAATCAAGCGCCGGCTACCTTTTGCTGACGATATTGAAATTACCTTAGAGGCTAACCCAGGCACTACTGAGCAAGAACGTTTCATTGGCTACCGTAATGCGGGTATTAACCGCTTATCGCTGGGTATTCAGAGCTTCCAGCCCGCCCAGTTGCATGCACTTGGGCGCATTCATAGCGGCCAAGAAGCCGTGACAGCGGTTACTCAAGCGCGGCAGGCTGGGTTTACCAATATCAATATTGATCTCATGCACGGTTTGCCAAAGCAAACGCCTGAGCTTGCAATGGATGATATTGAGCAAGCCTTGGCGCTAGACCCGCAGCATCTTTCTTGGTATCAGCTGACTCTAGAACCGAATACCGCTTTTCATTCCAACCCCCCTTTATTGCCGGAGGAGGAGGCGCTTTGGGATATTCAGGACACGGGGCACCAGCGTTTAGAACAGGCAGGATTTGAGCGTTACGAGATTTCGGCTTACGCCACGGCTAATCATCAAAGCCGTCATAATCTTAATTATTGGCAGTTTGGTGACTATTTAGGCATTGGTGCAGGTGCCCATGGCAAGCTTAGCCACATTGATCAAGACAAACAGTGGAGTATCGAGCGGCGCTGGAA
This DNA window, taken from Vreelandella profundi, encodes the following:
- the hemW gene encoding radical SAM family heme chaperone HemW, whose product is MADTLPPLSLYIHTPWCVRKCPYCDFNSHEPGSHGFTPKALPEDAYLKALLQDLDGDLALAAEREIQTIFIGGGTPSLLSPLFYDRLLQEIKRRLPFADDIEITLEANPGTTEQERFIGYRNAGINRLSLGIQSFQPAQLHALGRIHSGQEAVTAVTQARQAGFTNINIDLMHGLPKQTPELAMDDIEQALALDPQHLSWYQLTLEPNTAFHSNPPLLPEEEALWDIQDTGHQRLEQAGFERYEISAYATANHQSRHNLNYWQFGDYLGIGAGAHGKLSHIDQDKQWSIERRWKTRQPDAYLKRMDDLRGFVAGKQLITADELPLEFAMNALRLTEGVTLGTWTANTGQPHTLLLERLQSADKKGLLMQMPEKLRASPQGLLFLNELLALIGDD